One Oxalobacteraceae sp. CFBP 8761 DNA segment encodes these proteins:
- the bioF gene encoding 8-amino-7-oxononanoate synthase — translation MDLIATIDRQLDTLAARSLTRRRRITDGACAPRQLVDGRDLLAFCSNDYLGLAAHPQVIEALREGAQLYGAGSGASHLVSGHSRAHHLLEERLAEWMAPHLEQARALTLCTGYMANLAILSALGLDADAMIFSEALNHASLIDGARLAKAGVTVYPHGDVETLTQLLAASSASTKIVVTDSVFSMDGDLAPLPALLAACERHGAWLVVDDAHGFGVLGQNGRGALEHFSLRSSNLIYMGTLGKAAGVGGAFVAAHASVIELLIQRARPYIYTTACPPALAHALLASLAIMGGDEGAERRTHLARLVEQLRGALRLERWELAASTTPIQPVIIGSNDAALHAASRLHDQGLWVPAIRPPTVAPGTARLRVTLSAAHATDDVARLAQALNELEKAAP, via the coding sequence ATGGATCTCATCGCCACCATCGACCGCCAGCTGGACACGCTGGCCGCGCGCAGCCTGACGCGCCGCCGCCGCATCACCGATGGCGCCTGCGCGCCGCGCCAGCTGGTCGACGGCCGTGACCTGCTGGCTTTTTGCAGCAACGATTACCTGGGCCTGGCCGCGCATCCACAAGTCATCGAAGCGCTGCGCGAAGGCGCGCAGCTGTATGGCGCCGGCAGCGGCGCCTCGCACCTGGTGTCGGGCCACAGCCGCGCACACCATCTTCTCGAGGAGCGTTTGGCCGAGTGGATGGCGCCGCACCTCGAGCAGGCGCGCGCGCTGACGCTGTGCACCGGCTACATGGCCAACCTCGCGATCCTCAGCGCTTTGGGTCTAGATGCCGATGCGATGATCTTTTCCGAGGCGCTGAACCACGCCTCGCTGATCGACGGCGCCCGGCTTGCGAAAGCGGGCGTCACGGTCTATCCGCATGGCGACGTCGAAACGCTGACACAACTCCTGGCAGCCAGCAGCGCCAGCACGAAGATCGTCGTCACCGACAGCGTGTTCAGCATGGATGGCGACCTGGCGCCGCTGCCGGCACTGCTGGCCGCGTGCGAGCGCCACGGCGCCTGGCTGGTGGTCGACGATGCCCACGGCTTCGGCGTGCTGGGCCAGAACGGGCGCGGCGCACTGGAGCATTTCAGCCTGCGCTCGAGCAACCTGATCTACATGGGCACGCTGGGCAAGGCCGCCGGCGTCGGCGGCGCGTTCGTCGCCGCGCATGCCAGCGTGATCGAATTGCTTATCCAGCGCGCGCGCCCGTATATCTACACGACGGCCTGCCCGCCGGCGCTTGCACACGCCTTGCTCGCCAGCCTTGCTATCATGGGCGGTGACGAAGGCGCAGAACGACGTACGCACCTGGCACGACTGGTCGAGCAACTGCGCGGTGCACTGCGTCTGGAACGCTGGGAACTGGCGGCGTCGACCACCCCGATCCAGCCCGTCATCATCGGCAGCAACGACGCTGCGCTGCACGCCGCCAGCCGCCTGCATGACCAGGGCTTGTGGGTGCCGGCGATCCGCCCACCGACCGTGGCGCCCGGTACCGCGCGTCTGCGCGTGACCTTGTCCGCCGCCCATGCCACGGATGACGTGGCGCGGCTGGCGCAGGCGCTCAACGAACTGGAAAAGGCCGCACCATGA
- the bioD gene encoding dethiobiotin synthase encodes MNNLNDTDAPVIAQPALDPEVDLTEFDEPVLEPELELRADDLPMRFACFVTGTDTEIGKTLISAAILHKLVATGQRACGMKPVAAGAEEKDGVLHNDDADQLIAAGNVHLPASLTTPYLLREPAAPHIAAALEGVTIELVPILAAFAEVQAASDAVVVEGVGGFRVPFNDDFDSADLAAQLNLPVILVVGMRLGCISHALLTVEAIVARGLVLAGWVANTVDTDMRFAQENIAALTQRIPAPLLGHVPRLNEPTAAAAAEFIDLAGLPGWPSTRV; translated from the coding sequence ATGAACAATCTGAATGACACCGATGCACCGGTCATCGCGCAACCCGCGCTGGACCCCGAGGTCGACCTGACCGAGTTCGATGAACCCGTGCTGGAACCCGAACTCGAACTGCGCGCCGACGACCTGCCAATGCGCTTTGCGTGCTTTGTCACCGGCACCGATACCGAGATCGGCAAGACGCTGATCTCGGCTGCGATCCTGCACAAACTGGTGGCCACAGGCCAGCGCGCCTGCGGCATGAAGCCGGTCGCGGCCGGCGCTGAAGAGAAGGATGGCGTGCTGCACAACGACGACGCCGACCAGCTGATCGCGGCCGGCAACGTGCACCTGCCAGCGTCGCTGACCACGCCCTACCTGCTGCGCGAACCGGCCGCGCCCCACATCGCCGCCGCCCTTGAGGGCGTCACGATCGAGCTGGTGCCAATCCTGGCCGCCTTTGCCGAGGTCCAGGCCGCGTCCGACGCGGTCGTGGTCGAAGGCGTGGGGGGCTTTCGCGTGCCCTTCAACGACGACTTCGACAGCGCCGACCTGGCCGCACAACTGAACCTGCCCGTGATCCTCGTCGTCGGCATGCGCCTGGGCTGCATCAGCCATGCGCTGCTGACGGTCGAAGCGATCGTGGCGCGCGGCCTGGTGCTGGCCGGCTGGGTCGCCAACACGGTCGACACGGACATGCGCTTTGCGCAAGAGAACATCGCGGCGCTGACCCAGCGTATCCCGGCGCCACTGCTGGGGCACGTGCCGCGCCTGAACGAACCGACGGCTGCTGCGGCAGCCGAATTTATCGACCTCGCCGGACTGCCAGGCTGGCCGTCCACGCGGGTCTAG
- the bioB gene encoding biotin synthase BioB, with translation MNTVALHRPTAAIKPPENATWPLADVLALFDLPFTELMHRASTAHRLNFPDGDVELATLLSIKTGGCEEDCGYCPQAARYDTGVEAKKLLDIDTVLDAARAAKASGATRFCMGAAWRSPKERDMDKVETMVREVKALGMETCATLGMLEAGQAEQLKRAGLDYYNHNIDTAPDFYNNVISTREYQDRLDTLGRVREAGLKVCCGGIVGMGETREQRAGLIAQLANLNPYPESVPVNHLVQVAGTPLHGMDKLDPIEFVRTIAVARITMPQARVRLSAGRREMGEAVQAMCFMAGANSIFYGDKLLTTENPEADDDRVLLEKLGLKTRAATLDSAPKEACSC, from the coding sequence ATGAACACTGTCGCCCTGCACCGCCCAACGGCAGCCATCAAGCCGCCCGAGAATGCAACCTGGCCGCTGGCCGACGTGCTCGCGCTGTTCGACCTGCCGTTCACCGAACTGATGCACCGCGCGTCGACCGCGCACCGCCTGAACTTCCCGGATGGCGACGTCGAACTGGCGACGCTGCTGTCGATCAAGACCGGCGGCTGCGAAGAAGACTGCGGCTACTGCCCACAGGCGGCGCGCTACGACACGGGCGTGGAAGCCAAGAAGCTGCTCGACATCGACACGGTGCTCGACGCGGCGCGCGCGGCCAAGGCCAGCGGCGCGACGCGCTTCTGCATGGGCGCGGCCTGGCGCAGCCCGAAAGAGCGCGACATGGACAAAGTCGAAACGATGGTGCGTGAAGTGAAAGCACTGGGCATGGAAACCTGCGCCACGCTGGGCATGCTCGAAGCCGGCCAGGCCGAACAGCTCAAGCGCGCTGGCCTGGACTACTACAACCACAATATCGACACGGCGCCGGACTTCTACAACAACGTCATTTCAACCCGCGAATACCAGGACCGCCTGGACACGCTGGGCCGCGTGCGCGAAGCAGGCCTGAAGGTCTGCTGCGGCGGCATCGTCGGCATGGGCGAGACGCGCGAACAGCGCGCCGGCCTGATCGCGCAGCTGGCGAACCTGAACCCGTATCCGGAATCGGTGCCGGTCAACCACCTGGTGCAGGTGGCGGGCACGCCGCTGCACGGCATGGACAAGCTCGACCCGATCGAATTCGTGCGCACCATTGCAGTGGCGCGCATCACGATGCCACAAGCGCGCGTGCGCCTGTCGGCGGGCCGCCGCGAAATGGGCGAAGCCGTGCAGGCGATGTGCTTCATGGCCGGCGCCAACTCGATCTTCTACGGCGACAAGCTGCTGACTACGGAAAATCCCGAGGCCGATGACGACCGCGTGCTGCTGGAAAAACTGGGTCTGAAAACCCGCGCCGCGACGCTGGACTCGGCGCCGAAGGAAGCCTGCAGCTGCTAA
- a CDS encoding acetyl/propionyl/methylcrotonyl-CoA carboxylase subunit alpha has translation MFTKLLIANRGEIACRVAATARRMGIRTVAVYSEADAGAKHVAVCDEAILIGPAAARDSYLRGQKIIEVAKATGAQAIHPGYGFLSENAEFAEAVHAAGLVFVGPPAASMRAMGSKSAAKQLMESANVPLVPGYHGDAQDPAFLREQADRIGYPVLLKASAGGGGKGMRVVERSEDFEGALASCKREAISSFGDDKVLVEKYLIRPRHIEIQVFADSLGNCVYLHERDCSVQRRHQKVLEEAPAPGMPPERRAAMGEAAVNAARAVGYVGAGTVEFIANQDGSFYFMEMNTRLQVEHPVTEMITGTDLVEWQLRVAFGEALPKQQHELGIHGHAIEARVYAENPEKGFLPSIGTLRHMDVPRAVAFELGSDGANPAAVRVDSGVREGDAISPFYDPMIAKLIVWGADRTQALARMSQALSEFRIVGLATNIAFLKRLVEGEAFATADLDTGLIERHGATLFPPAAPAPLGALALAVFALREGAANAANDADPWSQASGWRMNGDYRRVLSWSDEFGAYRVGLTYRRDGLEIDLDGQAQRVERVGHTGDELALRLGETAVQGVVRRDGDVFHVFTGGQHFTLTYNDPMAHAGEVETLGGRLTAPMPGKVVAVLVQAGATVVKGEPLVIMEAMKMEHTIAAPGDGVVEDVLYEVGDQVADGAPLLAFKAA, from the coding sequence ATGTTCACCAAACTCCTCATCGCCAATCGTGGCGAGATCGCCTGCCGTGTGGCCGCCACCGCGCGCCGCATGGGTATTCGCACCGTGGCCGTGTATTCCGAAGCCGACGCCGGCGCCAAGCACGTCGCGGTCTGCGATGAGGCCATCCTGATCGGCCCCGCCGCCGCGCGCGACAGTTATCTGCGCGGCCAGAAAATCATCGAGGTCGCCAAGGCCACCGGCGCGCAGGCGATCCACCCCGGCTACGGCTTCCTGTCCGAAAACGCGGAGTTTGCCGAGGCCGTGCACGCCGCCGGCCTCGTGTTCGTCGGCCCACCCGCGGCATCGATGCGCGCGATGGGTTCGAAGTCGGCCGCCAAGCAGCTGATGGAAAGCGCCAATGTGCCGCTCGTGCCGGGCTACCACGGCGACGCGCAGGATCCCGCCTTCCTGCGTGAGCAGGCCGACCGCATCGGCTACCCGGTGCTGCTCAAGGCCAGTGCCGGCGGCGGTGGCAAGGGCATGCGCGTGGTCGAGCGTTCCGAAGATTTCGAAGGCGCGCTGGCCTCGTGCAAGCGCGAAGCGATTTCCAGTTTCGGCGACGACAAGGTGCTGGTCGAGAAGTACCTGATCCGCCCGCGCCACATCGAGATCCAGGTGTTTGCCGACAGCCTGGGCAACTGCGTCTACCTGCACGAGCGCGATTGCTCGGTGCAGCGCCGGCACCAGAAGGTGCTGGAAGAAGCGCCCGCCCCCGGCATGCCGCCGGAGCGCCGCGCCGCGATGGGTGAAGCCGCCGTGAACGCTGCGCGCGCCGTCGGCTATGTCGGCGCCGGCACCGTCGAATTCATTGCCAACCAGGACGGCTCGTTCTACTTCATGGAGATGAACACGCGCCTGCAGGTCGAGCATCCGGTGACCGAAATGATCACCGGGACCGACCTGGTCGAATGGCAATTGCGGGTCGCCTTTGGCGAAGCGCTGCCGAAACAGCAGCATGAACTGGGCATCCACGGCCACGCGATCGAAGCGCGCGTGTATGCCGAAAATCCCGAGAAGGGTTTCCTGCCGTCGATCGGCACCTTGCGCCATATGGACGTGCCGCGTGCGGTCGCGTTCGAGCTGGGCAGCGACGGCGCCAATCCGGCCGCCGTGCGTGTCGATTCCGGCGTGCGCGAAGGCGATGCGATTTCGCCGTTCTACGATCCGATGATCGCCAAGCTGATCGTCTGGGGCGCGGACCGCACCCAGGCGCTGGCGCGCATGTCGCAAGCGCTGAGCGAGTTCCGCATCGTCGGGCTGGCCACCAATATCGCGTTCCTGAAACGCCTGGTCGAGGGCGAGGCGTTTGCCACGGCCGACCTGGACACGGGCCTGATCGAGCGCCATGGCGCGACGCTGTTCCCGCCAGCCGCGCCGGCGCCACTGGGCGCACTGGCGCTGGCCGTGTTCGCGCTGCGCGAGGGCGCCGCCAACGCGGCCAACGACGCCGATCCATGGAGCCAGGCCAGCGGCTGGCGCATGAACGGCGACTACCGCCGCGTGCTGTCGTGGTCCGACGAATTTGGCGCCTACCGCGTTGGCCTGACCTACCGCCGCGACGGGCTCGAAATCGACCTCGATGGCCAGGCGCAGCGCGTGGAGCGTGTCGGTCACACTGGCGACGAACTGGCGCTGCGCCTCGGCGAGACGGCCGTCCAGGGTGTCGTGCGCCGCGACGGCGATGTGTTCCACGTATTTACCGGCGGTCAGCATTTCACGCTGACGTACAATGATCCGATGGCCCACGCCGGCGAAGTCGAAACGCTCGGTGGCCGCCTGACGGCGCCGATGCCGGGCAAGGTGGTTGCAGTGCTCGTCCAGGCCGGCGCCACGGTGGTGAAGGGCGAACCGCTCGTCATCATGGAAGCGATGAAGATGGAACACACCATTGCCGCGCCGGGTGATGGCGTGGTCGAGGATGTGCTGTACGAGGTCGGCGACCAGGTTGCCGACGGCGCACCGCTGCTGGCCTTCAAGGCGGCGTAA
- a CDS encoding glyoxylate/hydroxypyruvate reductase A, producing the protein MRIVLYRGDGVSEPWEHAFASVLPGAQTVIWKEGEQLAHCDYAVLWNPAPALLAQLGSVKAIFLMGAGVDALLKFGDALPDVPLVRLGDAGMGVQMAEYVAHAVLRYFRRFDEYEQQARHGAWNPLPQHPKESFTIGVMGLGRLGMPVVEAMRHFGFPVRGWSRSPKDIPGVPTYAGMAQFGDFLHGTRVLVCLLPLTPDTANLLDRHNLGKLAPGAYLINVSRGAILAEPDLMTLIRSGHIAGATLDVFRHEPLPAQHPFWNEPRIALTPHISALTMRQDAVRQIVDKIDALERGQPVDDLVDRQRGY; encoded by the coding sequence ATGCGGATTGTCCTGTACCGGGGCGATGGCGTCAGCGAGCCTTGGGAACACGCGTTTGCCAGCGTGCTGCCAGGCGCCCAGACCGTCATCTGGAAAGAAGGCGAGCAACTGGCGCACTGCGATTACGCGGTGCTGTGGAATCCGGCGCCGGCCCTGCTGGCCCAGTTGGGGAGCGTCAAGGCGATCTTCCTGATGGGCGCCGGCGTCGACGCGCTGCTCAAGTTTGGCGATGCCTTGCCCGACGTGCCGCTGGTGCGCCTGGGCGACGCCGGCATGGGCGTGCAGATGGCCGAGTATGTGGCGCATGCAGTGCTGCGCTACTTCCGCCGCTTCGACGAATATGAACAGCAGGCCAGGCACGGCGCCTGGAATCCCCTGCCCCAGCATCCGAAAGAATCGTTCACGATCGGCGTCATGGGCCTGGGCCGGCTGGGCATGCCGGTGGTCGAGGCGATGCGCCATTTCGGCTTTCCCGTGCGCGGCTGGAGCCGCAGCCCGAAAGACATCCCGGGCGTGCCAACCTATGCCGGCATGGCGCAATTCGGCGACTTCTTGCACGGCACGCGCGTGCTGGTCTGCCTGCTGCCGCTGACGCCGGACACCGCCAACCTGCTCGACCGCCACAACCTGGGCAAGCTGGCGCCTGGCGCGTACCTGATCAACGTCTCGCGCGGCGCGATCCTGGCCGAGCCCGACCTGATGACGCTGATCCGTTCCGGGCACATTGCCGGCGCCACGCTCGACGTGTTCCGCCACGAGCCGCTGCCGGCCCAGCACCCGTTCTGGAACGAGCCGCGCATTGCCCTCACTCCGCATATTTCGGCGCTCACCATGCGCCAGGACGCCGTGCGCCAGATCGTCGACAAGATCGACGCCCTGGAACGCGGCCAACCGGTCGACGACCTCGTCGACCGCCAACGTGGATATTAA
- a CDS encoding hydroxymethylglutaryl-CoA lyase, protein MTPLPTKVKIVEVGPRDGLQNEKEALGADVKIELVERLARAGFVNVEAAAFVSPKWVPQMATSAEVLARIERRPGTIYSALVPNMQGFEAALAGKADEVVVFGAASEAFSQKNINCSIAESIARFEPVARAAKEHGLRLRGSISTAFGCPYQGAVSLDAVGDVVARMRDLGCDEIDIADTIGVATARQTQAVMLRAAQEFPMGQLAGHFHDTYGQALANIYAALEVGVAIFHSSVAGLGGCPYAKGATGNVATEDVLYLMQGLGIETGVDLDQVVDAGLFISAQLGRKSISRAGNALAAKRAG, encoded by the coding sequence ATGACACCCCTGCCAACGAAGGTCAAGATTGTCGAAGTCGGCCCCCGCGACGGCCTGCAGAACGAAAAAGAAGCGCTCGGCGCTGACGTGAAAATCGAACTGGTCGAGCGCCTGGCGCGCGCCGGGTTCGTCAATGTCGAGGCGGCCGCATTTGTCTCCCCCAAGTGGGTGCCGCAGATGGCAACCTCCGCCGAAGTGCTGGCCCGCATCGAACGCCGGCCCGGCACGATCTATTCGGCGCTGGTGCCGAACATGCAGGGCTTCGAGGCCGCGCTGGCCGGCAAGGCCGACGAGGTCGTGGTGTTCGGCGCAGCGTCCGAGGCGTTCTCGCAAAAGAACATCAACTGTTCGATTGCCGAGTCGATCGCGCGCTTCGAGCCGGTCGCGCGCGCGGCCAAGGAACACGGCCTGCGCCTGCGCGGCTCGATCAGCACGGCATTCGGCTGCCCGTACCAGGGCGCCGTGTCGCTCGATGCCGTGGGCGACGTAGTGGCGCGCATGCGTGACCTGGGCTGTGACGAGATCGATATCGCCGACACGATCGGCGTGGCAACCGCGCGCCAGACGCAGGCCGTGATGCTGCGCGCAGCGCAAGAATTCCCGATGGGCCAGCTCGCTGGCCACTTCCACGACACGTATGGTCAGGCGCTGGCGAACATCTACGCGGCGCTGGAAGTGGGCGTGGCGATTTTCCACTCGTCAGTGGCGGGCCTGGGCGGCTGCCCGTATGCCAAAGGCGCAACCGGCAATGTGGCAACCGAGGACGTGCTGTATCTGATGCAGGGGTTGGGCATTGAAACGGGCGTGGATCTCGACCAGGTGGTCGATGCCGGTTTGTTCATCTCGGCACAGCTGGGCCGCAAGAGCATCAGCCGCGCCGGCAACGCGCTGGCGGCCAAACGGGCCGGGTAA
- the rsmI gene encoding 16S rRNA (cytidine(1402)-2'-O)-methyltransferase, giving the protein MTEQQTIDIARLPVMGEAAQQSYPTATLYVVATPIGNVTDITLRALHLLALADVVACEDTRKTGALLQRFGLSKSTIAAHQHNEREVADKIVERLRAGQRVALVSDAGTPGVSDPGARIVDAVRAAGLNVVPLPGPSAAITALSASGLVNDRFHFVGFLPAKAKGRETALAPLTRETSTLVFYEAPHRIVDCVEALVAAFEPTRQVVFARELSKMFEEIHRCTLGEALAWVKADAHREKGEFVVLVEGAVEASDAEDIEAERVLQILLTECSVKQAANLAAQITGRKKNALYERALQIRGE; this is encoded by the coding sequence ATGACAGAACAGCAGACCATCGACATCGCCCGACTTCCCGTCATGGGCGAGGCGGCCCAGCAGTCCTATCCTACCGCAACGCTGTATGTCGTGGCTACTCCGATTGGCAACGTCACCGACATCACCCTGCGTGCTTTACACCTGCTGGCCCTGGCCGACGTCGTCGCCTGTGAAGACACGCGCAAGACTGGCGCGTTATTGCAACGCTTTGGTCTCTCCAAGAGCACGATCGCCGCGCATCAGCACAACGAGCGCGAGGTGGCCGACAAGATTGTCGAGCGCCTGCGCGCCGGCCAGCGGGTGGCGCTGGTGTCCGACGCCGGCACGCCGGGCGTGTCCGATCCGGGCGCGCGCATCGTCGACGCCGTCCGCGCCGCCGGCCTGAACGTCGTGCCGCTGCCGGGCCCGTCGGCGGCGATCACGGCGCTGTCGGCCAGCGGCCTGGTCAATGATCGCTTCCACTTTGTCGGCTTTCTGCCAGCCAAGGCCAAGGGGCGCGAAACGGCGCTGGCGCCCCTGACGCGCGAAACGTCGACGCTCGTGTTCTACGAAGCGCCGCACCGGATCGTCGATTGCGTCGAAGCCCTGGTGGCCGCGTTCGAGCCGACCCGCCAGGTCGTGTTTGCCCGCGAACTGAGCAAGATGTTCGAGGAAATCCACCGCTGCACGCTGGGCGAGGCGCTGGCCTGGGTCAAGGCCGACGCGCACCGCGAGAAGGGCGAATTTGTCGTGCTGGTCGAGGGGGCAGTGGAAGCGAGCGACGCCGAAGACATCGAGGCCGAGCGCGTGCTGCAGATCCTGCTGACCGAATGCAGCGTCAAGCAGGCAGCCAATCTGGCGGCGCAGATCACGGGGCGCAAGAAGAATGCCTTGTATGAGCGGGCGCTGCAGATCCGGGGCGAGTAA
- a CDS encoding penicillin-binding protein activator yields MLKKKNLTGLIAASLTTLLAACGSTPLPPDTGCGMPGGLCGPGASVTSGAPVAPAESAYTPPAPRSDSGVQTSPVELPPSADGSTPSAAVAPSGPTVRVALLLPLESQALAQPAEAVRAGFMAAYDQQRGGVTVNLVPTGDSSQAALDAYRMAAAENDIVVGPLARPAVAALATSGAVTKPTIALNHPQVASALPSKMLVIGLSLEEEARQVADWAAGEQPSGQALVLTGRATWQQRLSGAFSARWSELGRTQTTVELPNAGGYVDGNALADLRARLQSQPPQLVYAALDANSLRQVRSALGTSMPTYGTASVNPGRDPASIPPELVGVRILDLPWTVQADHPAVASYPSWSSGGQGLDLQRLYALGIDAYRIARELSLRPSGAFELDGATGRLSIDMGQGARAFRRVETGVVVRDAMPGADGAAVTGRVFEAVSTGQ; encoded by the coding sequence ATGCTGAAGAAAAAAAATCTCACGGGCTTGATTGCCGCTTCTCTTACGACACTGCTGGCCGCGTGCGGCAGTACGCCCCTGCCACCCGATACCGGTTGTGGCATGCCAGGCGGATTGTGCGGCCCAGGCGCGTCAGTGACAAGTGGTGCGCCTGTCGCACCTGCCGAATCTGCTTATACACCACCTGCGCCGCGTTCCGATAGCGGTGTCCAGACCAGTCCGGTCGAATTGCCACCGAGCGCCGACGGCAGCACGCCAAGTGCGGCGGTCGCGCCAAGCGGCCCCACGGTCCGTGTCGCGCTGCTCCTGCCCCTTGAATCGCAGGCGCTGGCCCAGCCGGCCGAAGCAGTACGCGCCGGCTTCATGGCCGCGTACGACCAGCAACGCGGCGGCGTTACCGTCAACCTCGTGCCCACCGGCGACTCGTCGCAAGCCGCACTTGACGCCTACCGCATGGCGGCCGCCGAGAACGACATCGTGGTAGGCCCGCTCGCGCGTCCTGCCGTGGCGGCCCTGGCCACGAGCGGCGCCGTCACCAAGCCGACCATCGCGCTGAACCACCCGCAGGTGGCGTCCGCGCTGCCGTCCAAGATGCTCGTCATCGGCTTGTCGCTCGAAGAGGAAGCGCGCCAGGTAGCCGACTGGGCTGCCGGTGAGCAACCGTCCGGCCAGGCACTGGTGCTGACCGGCCGCGCTACCTGGCAGCAACGCCTGTCGGGCGCCTTCAGCGCGCGCTGGTCCGAGCTGGGCCGCACCCAGACCACGGTCGAGCTGCCCAATGCGGGCGGCTATGTCGACGGCAATGCGCTGGCCGACCTGCGCGCGCGCCTGCAATCGCAGCCGCCGCAACTGGTCTACGCGGCGCTCGACGCCAACAGCCTGCGCCAGGTCCGCAGCGCGCTCGGCACCTCGATGCCTACGTATGGCACGGCCTCGGTCAACCCGGGTCGCGACCCGGCCAGCATCCCGCCTGAGCTGGTCGGCGTGCGCATCCTCGACCTGCCATGGACCGTCCAGGCCGATCACCCGGCCGTGGCAAGCTACCCGAGCTGGAGCAGCGGCGGCCAGGGCCTCGACCTGCAACGCCTGTACGCGCTGGGCATCGACGCCTACCGCATCGCGCGCGAACTGTCGCTGCGCCCGTCCGGCGCATTCGAGCTCGACGGCGCCACGGGCCGCCTGTCGATCGACATGGGGCAAGGCGCACGCGCGTTCCGCCGCGTCGAAACCGGCGTCGTCGTGCGGGATGCGATGCCTGGCGCCGATGGCGCCGCCGTGACCGGCCGCGTCTTCGAAGCGGTCTCCACCGGCCAGTAA
- a CDS encoding YraN family protein has product MWPGRLSQRQAQGHQYELAASAYLRRHRLAPVEENFRCKGGEIDLIMRDGATLVFVEVRQRASSRQGGAAASITPAKIRRLVCAAQVYLLRFPVTPPCRFDVIAIDGEHIEWLQNVIEV; this is encoded by the coding sequence ATGTGGCCCGGGCGCCTGTCTCAACGGCAGGCCCAGGGCCACCAGTATGAACTTGCCGCCAGCGCCTACCTGCGCCGCCACAGGCTGGCGCCGGTGGAAGAAAACTTTCGCTGCAAGGGCGGCGAAATCGACCTGATCATGCGCGACGGCGCCACCCTCGTGTTCGTCGAAGTGCGCCAGCGCGCCAGCAGCAGACAGGGCGGCGCCGCAGCCAGCATCACGCCGGCCAAGATCCGGCGCCTGGTCTGCGCGGCCCAGGTGTACCTGCTGCGCTTTCCCGTCACCCCGCCCTGCCGCTTCGACGTCATCGCCATCGACGGCGAACACATCGAGTGGCTGCAGAACGTGATTGAAGTGTAA
- a CDS encoding phosphoheptose isomerase: MNTQRILAHFQESADLKMRSAATLAPHISQAVELMFGALSNGNKILACGNGGSAADCQHFAAELVGRFERERFPLPAIALTTDTSILTAVGNDYSFREIYSKQVQAFGQAGDILLAISTSGNSGNVLAAVEAALEREMRIVAFTGKDGGQLAKLLTDADVHVNVPHSRTARIQEVHLCAIHCICDGIDVALFGGDENA; the protein is encoded by the coding sequence ATGAATACACAACGCATCCTCGCTCACTTCCAGGAGAGCGCTGACCTGAAGATGAGGTCGGCTGCAACCCTGGCTCCCCACATTTCGCAGGCGGTCGAACTCATGTTCGGCGCCCTGTCCAATGGCAACAAGATCCTGGCCTGCGGTAACGGCGGTTCGGCCGCCGACTGCCAGCACTTTGCCGCCGAGCTGGTCGGGCGCTTCGAACGCGAGCGCTTCCCGCTTCCGGCCATCGCGCTGACCACCGATACGTCGATCCTGACCGCCGTTGGCAACGACTACAGCTTCCGCGAAATCTATTCCAAGCAGGTGCAGGCCTTCGGTCAGGCCGGCGACATCCTGCTGGCCATTTCCACTTCGGGCAACTCGGGCAATGTGCTCGCTGCGGTCGAAGCGGCGCTCGAGCGCGAAATGCGCATCGTGGCGTTTACAGGCAAGGACGGCGGCCAGTTGGCCAAGCTGCTGACCGACGCCGACGTCCACGTCAACGTCCCGCATTCGCGCACCGCGCGGATCCAGGAAGTTCACCTGTGCGCCATTCACTGCATCTGCGACGGTATCGACGTCGCGCTGTTCGGAGGAGACGAGAATGCGTAA